In the Nitrospinota bacterium genome, TTTCCAAGGAATTAGCAGAAAAGGGATATAGCGTCCTATTATTTGATTTCCGGGGTCATGGAGAAAGTAAAGGGAAGAGATCGTCCATAGGCTACTTAGAACAAAGAGATCTTTTAGGGGCTATTGAGTATGTGAGAGGAAAGGAAGATGTGATGAAAGAGAAGATAGGGCTTTATGGATTTTCGATGGGTGCTGCAGTGGCAATTCTTACCGCAGCAAAACATAAGAATGTTCAGGCAGTTGTATCAGATAGCTCTTATACAAGCCTGAAAGAAGAGGGAGCTTTAATCCTAAGATCTTTCTATCATCTTCCCTCTTTCCCCTTTGTATATTTTATGATGTGGACCTATAACATCTTTTTCTTTACAGATGTAAACAAAATATCCCCTTTAGAAAAAATAAGCCATTTATCACCTATTCCTGTATTTATTATTGGAGGAGAAGGGGATAAGTTGATGCCTGCTTCTTATGCAAAGAGGTTATTTAAAACCGCAAGGGAACCAAAAAAGTTATGGATTATTAAGGATGCCAGTCACGGAGAGACAATCTTTATGGCTGGAAGTGATTATAGAGAGAGGGTCATAGAATTTTTTGACCATTATCTAAAAGAGAAGTCCTGATTCTCGGAAAAAGAGTTTTTCCTCTAAATCTCAACGACCATTCCATCGTAGGCCAGTTCCATTCCTTCAGGGAGTTCTCTGTTGACCTTTTCATATTCTAAATCATGTGTAAGATGAGTAAAGAGAGTCCT is a window encoding:
- a CDS encoding alpha/beta hydrolase, which encodes MIFNIVLKILGFSFLIIFLLNAIFVYMNTHPPRYPLHIPPSQYDLEYEEVTFHSTDNILLRGWFIKAKFRDNFQNGKWPTIIICHGLGASKSDFTEFSKELAEKGYSVLLFDFRGHGESKGKRSSIGYLEQRDLLGAIEYVRGKEDVMKEKIGLYGFSMGAAVAILTAAKHKNVQAVVSDSSYTSLKEEGALILRSFYHLPSFPFVYFMMWTYNIFFFTDVNKISPLEKISHLSPIPVFIIGGEGDKLMPASYAKRLFKTAREPKKLWIIKDASHGETIFMAGSDYRERVIEFFDHYLKEKS